One window of the Bombus affinis isolate iyBomAffi1 chromosome 10, iyBomAffi1.2, whole genome shotgun sequence genome contains the following:
- the LOC126921030 gene encoding mitogen-activated protein kinase-binding protein 1 isoform X2, with amino-acid sequence MALIAPRNSSPVVRDKESIPAYDIKLERVLGVTVSSNAALDCDATSELVAYPAGCTVVLFNPRKNTQAHVLNACRKTVTSLALAGDGRFLATGECGHMPNVRVWDISDPYNAVQFAEFSGHKYGINCVAFSPSNKYVVSVGSQHDMIVNVWDWRNNVKVASNKVSSKVKAVCFAENGNYFVTVGNRHVKFWYLEYSRSAKYKEPVPLMGRSAILGEQRNNDFVDVACGRGDMADSTYAITKTGLLCEFNNRRLLDKWVELRTSSANCMAVGDKYIFIGCAEGIVRCFSPSTLQFITTLPRTHYLGVDVAQGLSISHMSQHPTNARYPDAIALAFDERNNKLTCVYNDHSIYVWDVRDIRRVGKSHSFLYHSACIWGVEMYPTGSDSMTSMPAGSFITCSSDDTIRVWNLEKDISPDDTLYKRNIYSNELLKVLYIDPELTYLKDLDLAAAGSSEKSDASYDGRNGVRSIRVSPDGKHLASGDRSGNIRIHDLSSLEELCLIEAHDAEVLCLEYSKFSRYSAEPPRLLASASRDRLIHVFSVDQGYNFLQTLDDHSSSITAVRFFNQSNQSNQIQMVSCGADKSIIFRQLQSTPGGMPQFARGHNAQGKTTLYDMEVDSGQKHVLTACQDRNIRVYNVATGKHSKTFKGSVGEDGSLIKVVLDASGIYVATSCTDKTLCVYDYYSGECMATMLGHSELVTGLRFSPDCRNLVSASGDGCIFVWRVPRDMVVTMQARLAQQAMRAGKRPSQVNGTGIDIQLDNETFGSPPPEFLDPNANPTSQNVGVDYRFSVGQLPLWAKKQINTTNADEGAVLGSNVRPLGVDLPKGRWAQRVQQGDGITVKSVYDSDEVIPFPPPRGAIDSDGGGGGGGSKDSSIDSGTETKCSSDYRRETIVIKREEDETVFQPCPDSYRELADETKQVIGGNVTVTRGSNITELTRQSRSRHHTDDSSLGSFKFEDHESTEHDGDVEDYSEGENGTTGSEKSHHRLMYYPAPEDTVSNQFTVNAMDVEELRRSQRRQKKPRNGESGRTSELTASGSQDDSDSEGGASTPSAERNPLSMLSEASSEGFDQLAKQSHREKFLKNAFESLSGAEEPTNRSVKTTSISSQFHGRLSGNGDNGGNNKIRNAAVVNATKQARGDSDVAKKREELQRRIEETRRKLQSVGYKSSLKTSQSISDLSSHIPEKHHRSNRLSTGNKSGQQTQYSKPINPCKPIPNPKPPLKPQQLVNKISVVGNAPLKLDIPNDNCLSKSPTTSCVNDKTKPSLSRPLTLTLKKTEKYKLSLNKPNQSLPESPVCEELKLLKEQCKKNVSRFARFAQKRRSCSYFIGLDDNEEDMENIAKSFESLPAMNERNIENLNDPMDDGDEGNGNFSDDSLEGDFKNPPRRCVSDYQINMHIDHQQGTQRNYSTYQTFSKRILTGSQESILSDASVESFSKGSAEILDYSHYDNDRHSSASFFLSRRKMQAGRSHESILTDESDYQMFPLHENIDHRSTESVLTDDSDSLVKSAPLEMLFDSHYKRKRQNSETYSGNPNNAVIPSSNTENSANDPTSCRAVFRSKSLQDTRISQARNENSYSEDNAQPATCIYYEFNFNDQSDTNVEMRIGTKSDTMSRSNSLKVAKEPQSMLILNDFVAHKPPKPKRNSARTQSMRNRARPAWNKYVDSASQSSCVKPADSDNYPNKSHGEERAARNGAEVKSDTNESLHASKRIEQLLQPSSYSLQPSDDKDSKTKFYSLQTRRADKGIAYDAGGPMDNFAFDPNDSSCQTKSYRGRDVDEDQIDASHAERNRHRCFENQIPTKDTQETYDSLEPPTTVSCDLQATGMQNASNLLTTNERIDNLDASVDLRITRAIEGTVKLLSKEFENLVRREQYLMKEKCLRMSHCQETSENFAKLEAERDGRFCSLRRDIRFHSGGEDSDCADTSAMDKSMMESGSSTSASSCTNSPKRMWPPASRCQSHTKWTKTLPTINQAILPSKHLYAVGSSGGRISSKVFDSEEEGGGMRRACSLSDLSVSPPNRLLHGPIQVSGKVGNKNANASARSGLGSANSGNQSRHGSTKNHSSHMTRSSSVGVLNQSDSESDVGAGNNRGWNNQTGSNRISGLMRPTISSQNKINHQAKSNSSSNSNLPSVLRRRGMQGAYSSVNLSQVGNQEDSSSEDTSSNGNGGKPALPPRPRSISIDHSTTSLSLPGTTVRRSGSTTIITNGRNGNNTMGQNASRMTTTNRNQLDPSPQELPVKDTDRAIDVASAELGTDKTLVSTQLCNTIADELTRTADNVVQLYKRLTIDNEDDPSRASIDRDTMLRGLESSVNETMRTLRLVVSGGEGHEGSTNPENVTMNEATAKFQELLAGQDQGKVVNMMQQYSELLLNMMQQRMGGTQSSHT; translated from the exons GCATTTTCACCGAGCAACAAGTACGTGGTATCCGTGGGCTCTCAACACGATATGATCGTCAACGTCTGGGACTGGAGGAACAATGTTAAAGTGGCGTCGAACAAAGTCTCGAGCAAAGTGAAGGCCGTCTGCTTCGCGGAAAACGGCAATTACTTCGTTACCGTCGGCAACAGACACGTCAAGTTTTGGTATCTCGAATACTCGCGCAGTGCCAAG TATAAGGAACCTGTGCCTTTGATGGGTCGGTCTGCCATATTAGGAGAACAGAGAAACAACGATTTCGTGGACGTAGCCTGCGGCCGAGGGGATATGGCGGATTCGACGTACGCGATCACCAAAACGGGGCTCCTATGCGAATTTAATAACAGGAGGCTGTTGGACAAATGGGTGGAGCTTCGC ACGAGCAGTGCCAATTGCATGGCCGTTGGAGACAAATACATCTTCATCGGCTGCGCGGAGGGAATCGTGAGGTGCTTCAGTCCTAGCACGCTTCAGTTCATCACCACGTTACCGAGAACGCATTACCTAGGCGTGGACGTCGCTCAGGGATTGTCCATTAG TCACATGTCTCAGCATCCGACGAACGCGAGGTATCCGGACGCGATCGCGCTGGCGTTCGACGAACGGAACAACAAACTGACCTGCGTCTACAACGACCACAGCATCTACGTGTGGGACGTGCGGGACATCAGGCGGGTCGGCAAGTCCCATTCGTTTCTCTACCACTCGGCGTGTATCTGGGGCGTCGAGATGTATCCCACAGGATCGGATTCCATGACCAGTATGCCGGCTGGCAGTTTCATCACCTGTTCCAGCGACGACACCATCCGCGTGTGGAACCTCGAGAAGGACATCTCCCCGGACGACACGCTCTACAAGCGAAACATCTATAGCAACGAGTTGCTCAAAGTGCTCTACATAGATCCGGAGCTGACTTACTTGAAAGATCTGGATCTGGCGGCTGCCGGGTCGAGCGAAAAGAGCGACGCATCGTACGACGGACGAAACGGAGTCAGATCGATCCGAGTGAGCCCGGACGGGAAACATTTGGCGTCCGGCGATCGATCTGGCAATATTCGAATCCACGATCTCTCCTCGTTGGAGGAACTGTGCTTGATCGAGGCGCACGACGCCGAAGTGCTCTGCCTGGAGTATTCCAAATTCTCCCGATACTCGGCGGAGCCTCCGAGGCTGCTCGCCAGTGCCTCCAGGGATAGGCTGATCCACGTGTTCAGCGTCGATCAAGGATACAACTTTTTGCAAACGCTCGACGATCATAGTTCTTCCATCACTGCCGTTAGGTTCTTCAATCAGAGTAATCAGAGCAATCAGATACAAATGGTCTCCTGCGGTGCCGACAAGAGTATTATCTTTAGACAGCTGCAATCG ACACCGGGAGGAATGCCGCAATTCGCCAGGGGTCACAACGCCCAGGGCAAGACCACTCTGTACGATATGGAGGTCGATTCTGGACAGAAACACGTCTTGACCGCCTGCCAGGACAGGAACATAAGGGTTTACAACGTAGCCACGGGTAAACACAGTAAAACGTTCAAGGGGTCTGTCGGCGAAGACGGATCGCTCATCAAAGTGGTTCTAG ACGCATCGGGAATCTACGTAGCTACCTCGTGTACGGATAAGACGTTGTGCGTGTACGATTACTACAGCGGCGAATGCATGGCCACTATGCTCGGTCACTCGGAGTTGGTGACAGGGCTGCGCTTCAGTCCCGACTGTCGCAATCTCGTGTCCGCTAGCGGAGACGGTTGTATATTCGTGTGGCGCGTTCCACGCGACATGGTCGTCACTATGCAGGCGCGTCTCGCTCAGCAAGCGATGCGAGCTGGAAA GAGGCCGTCACAAGTGAACGGCACGGGCATCGACATACAGCTGGACAACGAAACTTTCGGCTCGCCACCGCCGGAATTCCTCGATCCAAACGCGAACCCAACGTCGCAGAACGTAGGCGTGGACTACAGATTCAGCGTGGGCCAGTTACCCCTCTGGGCGAAGAAGCAGATAAACACGACGAACGCGGACGAAGGTGCTGTCCTCGGTTCGAACGTGAGACCCCTCGGTGTGGACCTGCCGAAGGGCAGATGGGCGCAAAGGGTTCAGCAAGGAGACGGTATAACGGTCAAGTCCGTGTACGACAGCGACGAAGTTATACCGTTTCCTCCACCTCGTGGCGCTATCGATTCCGATGGCGGCGGCGGAGGCGGCGGTTCGAAAGATAGTTCGATCGACAGCGGAACCGAGACCAAGTGCAGCAGCGATTATCGCAGGGAAACGATCGTCATCAAAAGG GAAGAGGACGAAACTGTATTTCAACCTTGCCCAGATAGTTACAGAGAATTAGCAGATGAAACGAAACAG GTGATCGGTGGTAACGTGACTGTAACTAGAGGTAGCAATATCACGGAATTGACGCGACAATCAAGGAGTCGTCATCATACCGACGATAGCAGTCTTGGCAGCTTTAAATTTGAG GATCACGAGAGTACCGAGCACGACGGAGACGTGGAAGATTACTCGGAAGGAGAGAATGGTACAACCGGTTCAGAGAAATCTCATCACAGGTTGATGTATTATCCTGCACCGGAAGATACGGTGTCGAATCAATTCACCGTAAACGCGATGGACGTCGAAGAACTTCGAAG GTCTCAGAGGAGACAGAAGAAGCCTAGAAACGGAGAGAGCGGTCGAACGAGCGAATTAACCGCTTCTGGTAGTCAAGACGACTCGGACTCCGAGGGCGGTGCTTCAACGCCCAGTGCCGAGCGAAATCCTCTGTCTATGTTGTCGGAAGCTAGTTCGGAGGGATTCGACCAACTGGCCAAGCAGAGTCACCGTGAAAAGTTCCTTAAGAACGCTTTTGAATCTCTCAGCGGTGCCGAAGAGCCTACGAATAGAAGCGTCAAAACGACTAGCATCAGTTCCCAGTTTCACGGAAG ACTCAGCGGTAACGGCGATAACGGCGGCAACAACAAGATTCGCAACGCAGCGGTAGTGAACGCAACGAAGCAAGCGAGAGGCGACTCGGACGTCGCGAAGAAGCGCGAAGAGTTGCAAAGGAGAATAGAGGAAACCAGAAGAAAATTGCAAAGC GTCGGCTATAAATCGTCGTTAAAAACCAGTCAAAGCATATCCGACTTGAGCAGCCATATACCGGAGAAACATCATCGTTCGAATAGATTGAGCACAGGTAACAAATCTGGTCAGCAAACCCAATACTCGAAACCGATCAATCCCTGCAAACCTATACCGAATCCAAAGCCCCCGTTAAAACCTCAACAACTCGTTAACAAAATATCGGTTGTGGGTAATGCGCCACTTAAGCTAGATATTCCGAACGATAATTGCTTATCCAAAAGTCCGACTACGTCGTGCGTAAATGACAAGACAAAACCGTCTCTTAGTCGACCGTTAACGTTAACCTTAAAGAAAACTGAAAAGTATAAGCTATCGCTGAATAAACCGAATCAATCTTTGCCCGAATCGCCCGTCTGCGAAGAGCTAAAGCTCTTAAAGGAACAGTGCAAAAAGAACGTTAGCCGATTCGCGAGATTCGCTCAGAAAAGGAGATCGTGTAGTTACTTTATCGGACTCGATGACAACGAGGAAGACATGGAAAATATAGCCAAGTCTTTCGAGAGTTTGCCCGCGATGAACGAGCGCAACATAGAAAACTTGAACGACCCGATGGACGACGGGGACGAAGGGAACGGAAACTTCAGCGACGATTCCCTGGAAGGTGACTTTAAGAATCCACCTCGACGATGCGTCAGCGATTATCAGATAAACATGCATATCGATCATCAACAAGGCACTCAGAGAAACTATTCCACGTATCAGACTTTCTCGAAACGAATACTAACCGGTTCTCAAGAAAGCATCCTTTCGGACGCCTCGGTCGAGTCTTTCTCGAAAGGAAGCGCTGAAATTTTGGATTATAGCCACTACGACAACGACAGGCATTCGAGCGCGAGCTTCTTCTTGTCCCGCCGAAAGATGCAAGCTGGTCGAAGTCACGAAAGCATTCTCACGGATGAATCCGATTATCAGATGTTCCCGTTGCACGAGAACATCGATCACCGAAGCACCGAAAGCGTGTTGACCGACGACTCGGACTCTTTAGTGAAATCCGCGCCGTTGGAGATGCTGTTCGATTCTCACTATAAACGAAAAAGGCAAAATTCGGAAACGTACAGCGGTAATCCCAACAACGCCGTGATACCATCGAGCAATACCGAAAATTCTGCCAACGATCCAACGTCTTGTCGGGCTGTATTCAGATCGAAATCGCTGCAGGACACGCGAATAAGCCAAGCCAGGAACGAGAATAGCTATTCGGAGGATAACGCGCAGCCGGCAACTTGCATCTACTACGAGTTCAATTTCAACGATCAGAGCGACACGAACGTCGAAATGAGAATTGGAACTAAATCGGACACCATGTCACGAAGCAATAGCCTAAAAGTTGCAAAGGAACCGCAGTCGATGTTGATTCTGAACGATTTCGTGGCTCACAAACCACCGAAACCTAAACGCAACTCGGCTCGAACGCAGAGCATGCGGAACAGAGCACGCCCCGCCTGGAACAAGTACGTAGACTCTGCGTCTCAGTCTTCCTGCGTCAAACCCGCTGATTCCGACAACTATCCGAACAAGTCTCACGGGGAGGAACGAGCAGCCAGAAACGGTGCCGAAGTAAAGTCCGATACGAACGAATCTTTGCACGCTTCCAAGAGGATCGAGCAGTTGTTGCAACCCTCCAGCTATTCTTTGCAGCCAAGCGACGATAAAGATTCGAAGACCAAGTTTTACAGCCTGCAGACTCGTCGGGCCGACAAAGGTATCGCGTACGACGCGGGTGGACCGATGGACAACTTTGCCTTCGATCCAAACGATTCCTCTTGTCAAACGAAGAGTTATCGAGGCCGCGACGTGGACGAGGATCAAATAGATGCCTCCCACGCGGAGAGAAATCGACATCGTTGCTTCGAGAATCAGATACCAACGAAAGACACGCAGGAGACCTACGACTCTCTGGAGCCTCCCACGACAGTCTCCTGCGACTTGCAAGCGACCGGCATGCAAAACGCTTCGAATCTATTGACGACGAACGAACGCATCGACAATTTGGACGCTAGCGTCGATCTCAGAATCACTCGAGCCATCGAAGGGACCGTTAAGTTGCTCTCCAAGGAATTCGAAAACTTGGTGAGAAGGGAGCAATACCTTATGAAGGAGAAGTGTCTGCGAATGTCGCATTGCCAGGAGACGAGCGAAAACTTCGCCAAGCTGGAGGCGGAAAGGGACGGCAGATTTTGTTCGTTGAGGCGCGACATAAGATTCCATTCCGGTGGCGAGGATAGCGATTGCGCGGACACGTCTGCGATGGACAAGTCGATGATGGAAAGCGGTTCCTCCACGTCCGCTTCGAGCTGCACGAACTCGCCGAAGCGAATGTGGCCGCCAGCCTCGCGCTGCCAAAGTCACACGAAGTGGACTAAAACGTTGCCCACCATTAACCAAGCTATTCTACCATCCAAGCATCTGTACGCAG TTGGCAGTAGTGGGGGGCGAATCTCGTCAAAAGTTTTTGACAGCGAAGAAGAGGGGGGTGGCATGCGACGTGCCTGCTCGCTGAGTGATCTTTCCGTCAGCCCGCCAAATAGGTTACTGCATGGCCCGATACAAG TTTCAGGAAAAGTAGGTAATAAGAACGCGAACGCTTCGGCGAGAAGTGGACTAGGAAGTGCAAATAGCGGGAATCAGTCGCGGCACGGTTCGACGAAGAATCATTCTTCTCACATGACAAGGAGCAGCAGCGTTGGCGTCCTAAATCAG AGTGACTCGGAATCGGACGTTGGAGCTGGAAACAACAGGGGTTGGAACAATCAGACGGGCAGCAACAGAATCAGCGGGTTGATGAGGCCGACGATCAGTTCGCAAAACAAAATCAATCATCAGGCGAAGTCGAACTCCTCTTCTAACAGCAATTTGCCTTCCGTTCTCAGAAGAAGAGGAATGCAGGGAGCATATTCAAGTG TAAATCTAAGTCAAGTGGGTAATCAGGAAGATTCAAGTTCGGAAGATACTTCCTCTAATGGAAACGGTGGAAAACCGGCGCTTCCACCGAGACCTCGAAGTATCAGCATCGACCACTCCACGACGAG CTTAAGTCTACCCGGTACAACGGTAAGAAGGTCGGGATCGACGACGATTATAACTAACGGTCGTAACGGAAATAACACGATGGGACAGAATGCAAGTCGGATGACGACGACAAATCGCAATCAATTAGATCCTAGCCCACAGGAACTTCCAGTTAAAGATACCGATCGTGCCATCGATGTAGCCAGTGCCGAAT TAGGCACGGATAAAACATTAG TGTCAACGCAACTGTGCAATACAATCGCAGACGAATTAACACGAACAGCAGACAATGTCGTGCAACTGTACAAACGTTTAACGATAGATAACGAGGATGATCCGTCTCGAGCGAGCATTGACAGGGACACGATGTTGCGCGGCCTCGAGTCGTCCGTAAACGAGACGATGCGCACATTGCGACTGGTGGTTTCAGGTGGCGAGGGCCACGAAGGTTCCACCAATCCCGAAAACGTTACAATGAACGAAGCCACCGCCAAATTCCAAGAACTGCTTGCTGGCCAAGACCAAGGAAAAGTGGTTAACATGATGCAGCAATACTCCGAGTTGCTACTAAACATGATGCAACAGAGAATGGGAGGGACGCAATCGAGCCATACGTAA